A single genomic interval of Oryza sativa Japonica Group chromosome 7, ASM3414082v1 harbors:
- the LOC4342717 gene encoding pentatricopeptide repeat-containing protein At2g41720 translates to MSSAPPPPRSPAATPDAAAPASPARTRVVRAPPRPPRPRLAHPGAAPPGWAERRPAVSVDYDRGRREARAEVEGVGAASLPARHRLRVEGSRWQRDWKVSEAAARVLALPRAEARAVDAVLNCWAGRFARRNFPLLIREITISGNLQHAVHVFCWMKNQDNYCARNDIYGMMIRLYARHNQVDQARGLFFEMQEWRCKPDADIYNSLIHAHSRAGQWRWAINIMEDMLRAAIPPTRTTYNNVINACGAAGNWKKALELCKKMTENGVGPDLVTHNIVLSALKNGAQYSKAISYFEIMKGANVTSDTFTLNIIIHCLVKIGQCGEAIELFNSMRERRTKCPPDVVTYTSIMHSYCIYGQVENCKAIFDLMVAEGVKPNIVAYNSLLGAYASRGMHREALAIFNLIKKNGLRPDIVSYTSLLNAYGRSAQPEKAREVFNKMKKNSCKPNKVSYNALIDAYGSAGMLKEAVGLLHEMEKDGIQPDVVSISTLLAACGRCRQITRIETILEAARSRGIDLNTVAYNSGIKSYLSFGDYEKALELYTSMRESNVKPDAVTYNILISGSSKLGKYTESLRFFEDMVDSKVSSTKEVYSSLIYSYIKQGKLSEAESTFSSMKKSGCFPDVLTYTTLIQAYNAGGGWKRAWDLFKEMEVNGIPPDAIICSSLMEAFNKGGEPERVLQLMEFMKKKSIPLNQKSYFEIIASCTMIRDWKTASEMIEYLDSSLSSISVGTLNHVLNFLGKCGKTENMMKLFYKMVTSCSTVGLSTYAVVLRNLLVVGKWRKYIEVLQWMEDSGVHPTLYMFQNVLPYIWRENGMDFAATMQEKISSLRDKQT, encoded by the exons ATGTcttccgctccgccgccgccgcggtcgccggCTGCGAcgcccgacgcggcggcgccagcgTCACCGGCCCGGACGCGCGtggtccgcgcgcccccacggccgccgcggccgcggctggCGCACccgggcgccgcgccgccggggtGGGCGGAGCGCCGCCCCGCCGTGTCCGTGGActacgaccggggccggcgcgAGGCCCGCGCCGAGGTGGAGGGCGTGGGCGCCGCTTCGCtccccgcgcgccaccgcctgcGCGTGGAGGGGAGCCGGTGGCAGCGGGACTGGAAGGTGTCGGAGGCCGCCGCGCGCGTGCTCGCGCTCCCGCGCGCCGAGGcccgcgccgtcgacgccgtgctcaactgctgggccggccgcttcgcccgccgcaACTTCCCTCTCCTCATCCGC GAGATCACAATTTCTGGGAATTTACAGCATGCTGTCCATGTGTTCTGCTGGATGAAAAATCAGGATAACTACTGTGCTCGTAACGACATTTATGGCATGATGATACGACTATATGCGAGGCATAACCAGGTTGATCAGGCACGTGGCCTGTTCTTTGAGATGCAGGAATGGCG GTGTAAACCTGATGCTGATATATACAATTCCCTCATCCATGCTCATTCTCGAGCTGGTCAATGGCGTTGGGCCATCAACATTATGGAAGATATGCTTCGTGCTGCT ATACCTCCTACCCGGACTACGTATAATAATGTGATAAATGCATGTGGGGCTGCTGGCAACTGGAAAAAAGCTTTAGAACTGTGTAAGAAAATGACAGAAAATGGTGTGGGACCAGATTTGGTTACACACAACATTGTCTTGTCTGCTCTCAAGAATGGAGCTCAGTACTCAAAAGCAATATCTTATTTTGAAATAATGAAAGGAGCAAATGTCACCTCTGATACTTTCACGTTAAATATTATCATCCATTGCCTTGTAAAGATTGGACAGTGTGGGGAAGCTATTGAATTGTTTAACTCAATGAGGGAGAGAAGAACCAAATGTCCTCCAGATGTTGTTACATATACTAGCATCATGCATTCTTATTGTATTTATGGGCAAGTTGAAAATTGCAAAGCAATCTTTGATTTGATGGTTGCTGAAGGAGTGAAGCCTAATATTGTAGCATATAATTCGCTTTTGGGTGCATATGCCTCACGAGGTATGCATAGAGAGGCCTTGGcaatttttaatttaataaaGAAAAATGGGTTACGACCTGATATAGTTTCGTATACCTCCTTACTGAATGCATATGGTAGATCTGCACAGCCTGAGAAGGCTAGGGAGGTCTTTAACAAGATGAAGAAGAACTCATGCAAACCAAATAAAGTCAGTTACAATGCACTTATTGATGCCTATGGGTCTGCGGGAATGTTGAAGGAAGCTGTTGGCTTGCTGCATGAAATGGAGAAAGATGGCATTCAGCCAGATGTTGTTTCCATAAGTACTCTGTTGGCTGCCTGCGGTCGCTGCAGGCAGATAACAAGAATTGAGACAATTCTTGAAGCAGCTAGGTCCCGAGGTATTGATCTAAATACAGTTGCTTACAACTCCGGCATTAAAAGTTATTTAAGTTTTGGAGATTATGAGAAAGCTTTGGAGTTGTATACATCAATGAGGGAGAGCAATGTGAAACCAGATGCTGTAACCTACAATATACTCATCAGTGGATCTAGTAAATTAGGAAAGTATACGGAATCTTTGAGATTTTTTGAGGACATGGTGGACTCCAAGGTTTCTTCAACCAAGGAGGTTTACTCTTCATTGATTTATTCGTATATCAAACAG GGCAAACTATCTGAAGCAGAATCTACTTTCAGTTCTATGAAAAAATCAGGCTGTTTTCCTGATGTTTTGACATATACTACATTGATCCAAGCCTATAATGCTGGTG GTGGTTGGAAGAGAGCTTGGGACCTGTTCAAAGAGATGGAAGTAAATGGTATTCCACCAGATGCCATTATATGCTCATCTCTCATGGAAGCATTCAATAAGGGTGGCGAACCTGAAAGAGTCCTTCAATTGATGGAATTCATGAAGAAAAAATCCATCCCGTTGAACCAAAAATCTTATTTTGAGATAATAGCTTCATGCACCAT GATACGTGACTGGAAAACAGCAAGTGAGATGATTGAATATTTGGATTCTTCGCTCTCATCCATTTCTGTTGGAACACTAAACCATGTTTTAAATTTTCTTGGAAAATGTGGGAAGACAGAGAACATGATGAAG CTGTTTTACAAGATGGTGACTTCATGTTCTACTGTGGGTCTTTCTACTTATGCGGTTGTTCTTAGAAATCTCCTAGTTGTTGGGAAATGGAGAAAGTATATTGAG GTTTTGCAGTGGATGGAGGACTCTGGAGTTCATCCAACACTATATATGTTTCAAAATGTCCTTCCCTATATCTGGAGAGAAAATGGCATGGATTTTGCTGCTACTATGCAAGAAAAAATAA GTTCATTGAGAGACAAGCAAACGTGA
- the LOC4342718 gene encoding uncharacterized protein isoform X1, with the protein MSQVGSAPETMDLETENRLASLLLEEARRLQAEADREGVHAYLRKPNVRHRPNSRFLTATVRGVQQDISGVLVVYLLNWHDMCCSPTANRVVEVNEMWRAREKELELESKMKRSRGLGDARGEKRKSDLRNQSSSPRVEEEGIAYNSSYSDQEDGLGDDDIEKFLHSRVKRGRGAVGSRMDEPGPYLNVASRSQENEPNADTQVEEKWERRVQGPEKPVSLRSRSPDDYWRREALDGEPSSPELHKKKEKKKEKSSEKKDRKERRKKKDKKKSKHRHHHHHKSRQRE; encoded by the exons atgtcccaagttggatccgcccctgagaCGATGGATCTGGAGACGGAGAATCGTCTTGCTTCTTTACTTCtcgaggaggcgaggaggttGCAGGCGGAGGCTGACAGGGAAGGTGTTCACGCATATCTGCGAAAGCCCAATGTAAGGCACCGTCCGAATTCGCGCTTCCTTACGGCCACAGTTCGTGGAGTTCAGCAAG ATATCAGCGGTGTTCTGGTTGTCTACTTACTGAATTGGCATGATATGTGCTGTTCACCTACAGCGAACCGTGTTGTGGAGGTCAATGAAATGTGGCGTGCCAGAGAGAAGGAACTTGAACTGGAGTCTAAGATGAAAAGGAGTAGAGGTCTTGGTGACGCCAGAGGTGAAAAACGCAAAAGTGACTTGAGAAACCAGAGTTCCAGTCCAAGGGTTGAAGAAGAAGGCATAGCTTATAACAGTTCATATTCGGATCAGGAGGATGGTCTAGGGGACGATGACATTGAGAAGTTTCTTCATTCGAG GGTGAAGCGAGGTCGAGGGGCCGTTGGTTCTAGGATGGATGAGCCTGGTCCATACCTTAATGTTGCATCTCGTAGTCAAGAGAACGAACCTAATGCTGATACTCAGGTGGAAGAAAAATGGGAACGAAGAGTACAAGGCCCGGAGAAACCAGTGTCTTTGAGATCAAGATCACCTGATGACTATTGGCGTAGGGAAGCACTAGATGGAGAACCTTCCAGCCCTGAACTCCacaagaaaaaagagaagaagaaggaaaagagtTCAGAGAAAAAGGACAggaaagagagaaggaagaaaaaagacAAGAAGAAATCTAAgcatcgccaccaccaccatcacaaAAGTCGGCAAAGGGAGTGA
- the LOC4342718 gene encoding uncharacterized protein isoform X2, protein MSQVGSAPETMDLETENRLASLLLEEARRLQAEADREGVHAYLRKPNVRHRPNSRFLTATVRGVQQANRVVEVNEMWRAREKELELESKMKRSRGLGDARGEKRKSDLRNQSSSPRVEEEGIAYNSSYSDQEDGLGDDDIEKFLHSRVKRGRGAVGSRMDEPGPYLNVASRSQENEPNADTQVEEKWERRVQGPEKPVSLRSRSPDDYWRREALDGEPSSPELHKKKEKKKEKSSEKKDRKERRKKKDKKKSKHRHHHHHKSRQRE, encoded by the exons atgtcccaagttggatccgcccctgagaCGATGGATCTGGAGACGGAGAATCGTCTTGCTTCTTTACTTCtcgaggaggcgaggaggttGCAGGCGGAGGCTGACAGGGAAGGTGTTCACGCATATCTGCGAAAGCCCAATGTAAGGCACCGTCCGAATTCGCGCTTCCTTACGGCCACAGTTCGTGGAGTTCAGCAAG CGAACCGTGTTGTGGAGGTCAATGAAATGTGGCGTGCCAGAGAGAAGGAACTTGAACTGGAGTCTAAGATGAAAAGGAGTAGAGGTCTTGGTGACGCCAGAGGTGAAAAACGCAAAAGTGACTTGAGAAACCAGAGTTCCAGTCCAAGGGTTGAAGAAGAAGGCATAGCTTATAACAGTTCATATTCGGATCAGGAGGATGGTCTAGGGGACGATGACATTGAGAAGTTTCTTCATTCGAG GGTGAAGCGAGGTCGAGGGGCCGTTGGTTCTAGGATGGATGAGCCTGGTCCATACCTTAATGTTGCATCTCGTAGTCAAGAGAACGAACCTAATGCTGATACTCAGGTGGAAGAAAAATGGGAACGAAGAGTACAAGGCCCGGAGAAACCAGTGTCTTTGAGATCAAGATCACCTGATGACTATTGGCGTAGGGAAGCACTAGATGGAGAACCTTCCAGCCCTGAACTCCacaagaaaaaagagaagaagaaggaaaagagtTCAGAGAAAAAGGACAggaaagagagaaggaagaaaaaagacAAGAAGAAATCTAAgcatcgccaccaccaccatcacaaAAGTCGGCAAAGGGAGTGA